A single region of the Brassica rapa cultivar Chiifu-401-42 chromosome A03, CAAS_Brap_v3.01, whole genome shotgun sequence genome encodes:
- the LOC103857869 gene encoding ABC transporter B family member 6 isoform X1 encodes MKITLIYFLLLLPLNQPLNRERSTEIKNPQKPRDLLPLPPVAMMVSRGLFGWSPPHIQPLTPVSEVSEPPESPSPYLDPSAENGGGGGAGMATQAEEEEEMDEPEEMEPPPAAVPFSQLFACADRFDWVLMVLGSVAAAAHGAALIVYLHYFAKIVQVLAYGTGSGRRGAEDQFDRLVELSLTIVYIAGGVFISGWIEVSCWILTGERQTAVIRSKYVQVLLNQDMSFFDTYGNNGDIVSQVLSDVLLIQSALSEKVGNYIHNMATFISGLVIGFVNCWEIALITLATGPFIVAAGGVSNIFLHRLAENIQDAYAEAASIAEQAVSYIRTLYAFTNETLAKYSYATSLQATLRYGILISLVQGLGLGFTYGLAICSCALQLWVGRFFVIHGRANGGEIITALFAVILSGLGLNQAATNFYSFDQGRIAAYRLFEMISRSSSGTNQEGTILSAVEGNIEFRNVYFSYLSRPEIPILSGFYLTVPAKKAVALVGRNGSGKSSIIPLMERFYDPTLGEVLLDGENVKNLKLEWLRSQIGLVTQEPALLSLSIKENIAYGRDATLDQIEEAAKKARAHTFISSLEKGYETQVGKAGLTLTEEQKIKLSIARAVLLDPKILLLDEVTGGLDFEAERVVQEALDLLMLGRSTIIIARRLSLIRNADYIAVMEEGQLLEMGTHDELINLGNLYAELLKCEEATKLPRRMPVRNYNDPAVFQAERDSSAGRGFQEHSSPKMAKSPSLQRGHNVFRPQDMCFNSEESHNDHSPAPDKVGENGSSLDVAEKEPTIKRQDSFEMRLPELPKIDIQCPQRQKSNGSDPESPILPLLISDPQNERSHSQTFSRPLGHSDDTKTNVKVESPSFWKLAQLSFPEWLYAVLGSIGAAIFGSFNPLLAYVIALVVTAYYNSKGSHLRKEVDKWCLIIAGMGLVTVFANFLQHFYFGIMGEKMTERVRRMMFSAMLRNEVGWYDEEENSPDTLSMRLANDATFVRAAFSNRLSILIQDSFAVIVAILIGLLLGWRLALVALATLPILTLSAIAQKLWLAGFSKGIQEMHRKASLVLEDAVRNIYTVVAFCAGNKVMELYRLQLQRILRQSFLHGMAIGLAFGFSQFLLFACNALLLWFTAFSVKRGYMKLSTALTEYMVFSFATFALVEPFGLAPYILKRRRSLASVFEIIDRVPTIEPDDTSALSPPNVYGSIELKNIDFCYPTRPEVLVLSNFSLKVSGGQTLAVVGVSGSGKSTIISLIERYYDPVAGQVLLDGRDLKSYNLRWLRSHMGLIQQEPIIFSTTIRENIIYARHNASEAEMKEAARIANAHHFISSLAHGYDTHIGMRGVELTQGQKQRIAIARVVLKNAPILLIDEASSSIESESSRVVQEALDTLIMGNKTTILIAHRAAMMRHVDNIVVLNGGKIVEQGTHDTLSSKNGLYVRLMQPHYGKGLRQHRLI; translated from the exons ATGAAAATAACATTAATCtatttcctcctcctccttcctctCAACCAACCTTTAAACAGAGAGAGATCCACTGAAATCAAAAATCCCCAAAAACCTAGAGACCTTCTCCCCCTCCCACCCGTCGCTATGATGGTTTCCAGGGGCTTATTCGGCTGGTCTCCGCCGCACATACAACCCTTAACTCCCGTCTCCGAAGTCTCCGAGCCTCCCGAGTCTCCATCTCCTTACCTCGATCCCAGCGCCGAgaacggcggcggcggcggcgcggGGATGGCGACGCAggcggaggaagaggaggagatgGATGAGCCCGAGGAGATGGAGCCTCCTCCCGCAGCTGTTCCTTTCTCCCAGCTCTTCGCTTGCGCCGATCGGTTCGATTGGGTGCTTATGGTGCTCGGATCCGTGGCTGCTGCTGCTCATGGAGCTGCGCTGATTGTTTACTTGCATTACTTCGCCAAGATTGTTCAGGTTCTTGCTTAcggtactggatcgggtcggcggGGAGCTGAGGATCAGTTTGATCGCCTTGTTGAG CTTTCGCTGACCATTGTATACATCGCTGGGGGTGTTTTCATATCTGGCTGGATTG AGGTGTCTTGCTGGATACTGACTGGAGAGAGGCAGACTGCTGTGATCAGGTCAAAGTACGTCCAAGTACTACTAAATCAGGATATGAGTTTCTTTGATACCTATGGGAATAACGGGGATATTGTAAGCCAAGTGCTGAGTGATGTCCTTCTCATTCAGTCGGCTCTAAGCGAGAAA GTTGGAAATTACATTCATAATATGGCTACATTTATCAGTGGGCTTGTTATCGGTTTTGTCAACTGCTGGGAAATTGCGCTCATTACGTTAGCCACTGGTCCTTTCATTGTTGCTGCCGGAGGCGTATCAAATATATTTCTCCACAGACTTGCGGAGAACATTCAAGATGCTTATGCTGAAGCAGCCAGCATTGCTGAACAG GCGGTCTCTTATATTAGGACGTTGTATGCTTTTACAAATGAAACTCTTGCAAAATACTCTTATGCAACCTCTCTCCAAGCAACTCTGAGATATGGTATATTGATTAGTCTTGTGCAAGGACTTGGACTTGGATTTACATATGGGCTTGCTATATGTTCATGTGCTCTGCAACTTTGGGTTGGTCGGTTCTTTGTTATTCATGGAAGGGCGAATGGTGGAGAAATCATTACAGCCCTTTTCGCTGTTATTTTGAGTGGGCT GGGTTTAAATCAAGCTGCTACAAACTTTTATTCATTTGATCAAGGAAGGATTGCGGCATATAGGCTTTTTGAGATGATAAGTCGTTCATCATCTGGGACTAATCAAGAAGGAACTATTTTGTCTGCTGTTGAAGGAAATATTGAGTTTCGGAATGTATATTTCAGCTATTTGTCACGGCCTGAAATTCCAATCTTGAGTGGATTTTACCTCACTGTGCCTGCTAAGAAAGCTGTTGCACTTGTTGGTAGAAACGGTTCTGGAAAAAGCAGCATTATTCCTCTTATGGAACGGTTTTATGATCCTACACTAG GAGAAGTTCTACTTGATGgggaaaatgttaaaaatctaaaattagaGTGGCTGAGAAGCCAAATAGGTCTGGTCACACAAGAGCCTGCTTTACTTAGCTTGAGCATAAAAGAGAATATTGCATATGGCCGAGATGCTACTCTGGATCAGATAGAGGAGGCGGCTAAAAAGGCTCGTGCACATACATTTATTAGCTCCCTTGAAAAAGGATATGAAACTCAG GTTGGAAAAGCTGGTTTAACGTTGACGGAGGAGCAGAAAATAAAACTATCGATTGCTAGAGCTGTACTCTTAGATCCAAAAATTCTTTTGCTTGATGAGGTCACTGGAGGACTAGACTTTGAAGCTGAAAGAGTTGTCCAAGAAGCTCTTGATCTTCTCATGTTAGGACGGTCTACCATAATAATAGCTCGAAGATTAAGTCTGATAAGAAATGCTGACTATATTGCTGTAATGGAAGAGGGTCAGCTACTTGAGATGGGTACACATGATGAATTAATCAACCTTGGTAATTTGTATGCCGAGCTTCTGAAGTGTGAAGAAGCAACAAAGCTACCCAGACG GATGCCAGTTAGGAACTACAACGACCCTGCTGTTTTCCAAGCTGAGAGGGATTCTTCAGCTGGTCGTGGCTTTCAAGAACATTCATCACCCAAAATGGCCAAGTCTCCATCTCTTCAGAGAGGTCACAATGTTTTTCGCCCCCAGGACATGTGCTTTAATAGTGAAGAGTCACACAATGATCATAGCCCTGCTCCAGATAAAGTGGGAGAAAATGGCTCGTCTTTGGATGTAGCTGAAAAGGAACCAACCATTAAAAGACAAGATAGCTTCGAGATGCGGTTGCCAGAACTACCAAAAATTGACATTCAGTGTCCACAACGTCAGAAATCAAATGGTTCAGATCCGGAGTCCCCTATATTACCCCTTTTGATATCGGATCCCCAAAATGAGCGCTCCCATTCACAGACGTTTAGCCGCCCTCTTGGCCATTCTGATGACACTAAAACAAATGTTAAGGTGGAGTCACCTTCCTTTTGGAAGTTGGCTCAGCTTAGTTTTCCAGAGTGGCTATATGCTGTATTAGGGAGTATTGGTGCTGCCATCTTTGGTTCTTTCAATCCTCTTTTAGCTTACGTCATTGCATTGGTAGTGACAGCATACTATAATAGCAAGGGAAGCCACCTGCGTAAGGAGGTTGACAAGTGGTGTTTGATCATTGCCGGCATGGGACTAGTGACAGTTTTTGCCAATTTCTTGCAGCATTTCTACTTTGGTATTATGGGGGAGAAAATGACGGAGAGAGTGCGGCGGATGATGTTCTCAG CGATGCTGCGTAATGAAGTTGGGTGgtatgatgaagaagagaacaGTCCAGATACGTTATCCATGCGCCTAGCAAATGACGCCACTTTTGTCCGAGCCGCCTTCAGCAATAGGCTTTCGATACTTATTCAGGATAGTTTTGCTGTTATCGTTGCCATTCTTATTGGGTTGCTTCTCGGTTGGCGCTTGGCCCTTGTTGCATTGGCAACTTTGCCAATACTAACTCTCTCCGCCATCGCTCAG AAACTTTGGCTAGCTGGATTCTCAAAGGGCATCCAGGAGATGCATAGAAAGGCGTCTTTAGTACTCGAGGATGCTGTCAGAAACATATACACTGTTGTTGCTTTTTGTGCCGGTAACAAGGTGATGGAACTCTACAGACTGCAACTTCAACGGATACTCAGACAGAGCTTTCTCCATGGGATGGCTATTGGCTTAGCGTTTGGcttctcccagtttctcctctTCGCCTGCAATGCTCTCCTACTCTGGTTCACCGCATTTTCAGTAAAGCGTGGATATATGAAATTGTCAACAGCTCTAACCGAGTACATGGTTTTCTCCTTTGCTACATTTGCCCTTGTCGAGCCATTCGGATTAGCACCTTACATTCTTAAGCGCCGTAGATCTCTCGCTTCAGTATTTGAAATTATAGATCGAGTGCCTACAATCGAACCTGATGATACCTCTGCTCTTAGCCCGCCTAACGTCTATGGAAGCATTGAACTCAAAAACATCGACTTCTGCTACCCAACTCGCCCGGAAGTGTTAGTACTAAGCAACTTCAGTCTCAAGGTTAGCGGGGGACAAACATTAGCTGTGGTTGGTGTTTCTGGTTCTGGAAAGAGCACAATAATATCGTTGATCGAGAGATACTACGATCCAGTCGCTGGTCAGGTCTTATTAGACGGGAGAGACTTGAAGTCATATAATTTGAGATGGCTTAGAAGCCACATGGGTCTGATTCAACAGGAGCCAATAATCTTTTCCACGACGATCAGAGAAAACATCATATACGCAAGGCATAACGCCAGTGAAGCTGAGATGAAGGAAGCAGCGAGAATTGCAAATGCTCACCATTTCATAAGCAGCTTAGCCCACGGTTACGACACACATATCGGGATGAGAGGTGTTGAGCTAACTCAAGGACAGAAACAGAGAATCGCCATAGCTCGTGTAGTACTGAAGAACGCTCCAATACTGTTGATTGATGAAGCGAGTTCGTCTATTGAATCAGAGTCAAGCCGTGTT
- the LOC103857870 gene encoding kunitz trypsin inhibitor 4: MNPMFYFLLALTAVFAAKTQAGGPIFDTDGDVIFGSTSYYVLPIFWGAGGGGLTLVPGHGNQCPLFVGQYGSDLKRGIPVRFSNWRSRVTNVPESENLNIKMDTEPTICPDSLYWWVTPAVMSDFRTFFITAGPKPEAGEEDSSRSFFQIIKKTVGQLDAYNIVFCNDHNDCVDVGVNTDQGGVRRLDVGSTTPFNVVFEKTTRTATLSKTMSII; encoded by the coding sequence ATGAATCCTATGTTTTACTTCCTTCTTGCCTTAACCGCTGTTTTTGCCGCGAAAACACAAGCCGGTGGACCCATTTTCGACACTGATGGTGATGTCATATTCGGCAGCACTAGTTACTATGTTCTCCCCATCTTCTGGGGCGCTGGAGGTGGCGGTCTAACTCTCGTCCCCGGCCATGGCAACCAATGTCCCCTCTTTGTCGGACAGTACGGTTCAGACCTGAAGAGGGGCATTCCCGTAAGATTCTCAAACTGGAGGTCTAGAGTTACGAACGTTCCCGAATCAGAGAACCTCAACATCAAGATGGATACCGAACCAACGATCTGCCCGGATTCACTGTATTGGTGGGTCACTCCGGCGGTCATGAGTGACTTTAGAACGTTTTTCATAACGGCTGGTCCTAAGCCAGAAGCTGGAGAAGAAGATTCGTCCAGGAGTTTCTTCCAGATCATCAAGAAAACTGTAGGACAACTTGACGCTTACAACATTGTATTTTGTAATGACCATAACGATTGCGTCGATGTCGGTGTAAATACGGACCAAGGTGGCGTTCGGCGTTTGGATGTAGGCTCTACTACGCCATTCAATGTTGTGTTCGAGAAAACTACTAGGACAGCGACTTTATCCAAGACTATGTCCATTATCTAA
- the LOC103857871 gene encoding pentatricopeptide repeat-containing protein At2g39620, whose product MALTSTALLRMLRECKTLQCLLQVHGKLTVSGLKPHNQLINAYSLFQRPNLSRIIFDSVQDPGVVLCNSMIRGYTRAGLHREALELFRYMSEEKGIVPDKYSLAFALKACTGASDLERGLGIHELVSEMGFESDVYIGTALVEMYCKGGDLVSAREVFDEMPERDTISWNIMVSGLAQNGCFVGALRLFRDMCLSGVEIDHVSVYNLIPAVSKIGSKDVCRCLHGLVVKKGFASGFSSGFIDMYCKCADLDAAECVFEDVWSKDDSSWGTMMAGYAHNGCFTKVLEFFDVMRSYDVRVSKVAVVSALQAAAYVGDLEKGVAIHEYVVQQGMMDEVSVATSLVSMYSKCGELEIAEQLFTNIKDRDVVTWSAMIASFELAGHHDDALTLFGDMLKTDVKPNGVALTSVLPACAGIPDSRLGKSIHCYAIKADIDSELATATAIISMYAKSGLFSPALKAFERLPTKDAVAFNALAQGYTQIGDACKAFDLYNKMMLHGVRPDSGTMVGLLQTCALCSDYDRGSCVHGQTIKHGFDSECHVAHALLDMFTKCHALAAAKSLFDKCGFEKSTVSWNIMMNGYLIDGQAEEAIAAFRQMKNENFQPNIVTFVNILHAAAQLGALRVGMCVHARLIRLGYSSHTAVGNSLLDMYAKCGMIESSERCFVEIRNKDMGSWNTMLSAYAVNGLASSAVSLFLLMQENELRLDSVPFLSVLSACRHAGLVEEGKRVFKDMEERHEIEAEVEHHACMVDLLGKAGLFGEAVEMVRRMRVKASVGVWGALLSCSRMHCNLWLSNAALCQLVKLEPLNPSHYGQELRLGDTNDGSRIKKLPACSWIQV is encoded by the coding sequence ATGGCACTTACCAGCACCGCGCTCCTCCGTATGCTCCGGGAATGTAAAACCCTCCAATGTCTCCTCCAAGTCCACGGAAAATTAACCGTCTCAGGCCTCAAGCCCCATAACCAGCTAATAAACGCTTACTCTCTCTTCCAAAGACCAAACCTTTCTCGCATCATCTTCGACTCTGTACAAGACCCAGGTGTCGTTTTGTGTAACTCGATGATCAGAGGATACACGAGAGCCGGTTTGCACAGAGAAGCTCTCGAGTTGTTCCGCTACATGTCAGAGGAGAAAGGTATCGTTCCTGACAAGTACAGTTTGGCCTTCGCTTTGAAAGCTTGCACCGGAGCTTCGGACTTGGAGAGAGGTTTAGGGATACATGAGTTGGTTTCCGAGATGGGTTTTGAGTCTGATGTTTATATAGGGACTGCTCTTGTTGAGATGTACTGTAAAGGTGGAGACTTGGTTAGTGCAAGagaggtgtttgatgaaatgcctgagaggGATACTATTAGTTGGaacattatggtttctgggttGGCTCAAAATGGGTGCTTTGTTGGAGCTTTGCGGTTGTTTCGTGATATGTGTTTGAGTGGTGTTGAGATTGATCATGTGAGTGTGTACAATCTGATCCCTGCGGTTTCGAAGATAGGGAGTAAGGATGTGTGTAGATGTCTTCACGGACTTGTGGTTAAGAAAGGTTTTGCATCTGGTTTCTCTAGTGGCTTTATCGACATGTACTGCAAATGCGCGGATTTAGATGCTGCTGAATGTGTTTTTGAAGACGTGTGGAGCAAGGATGACTCTTCTTGGGGTACAATGATGGCAGGTTATGCGCATAATGGGTGCTTCACTAAGGTATTGGAGTTTTTTGACGTCATGAGGAGCTATGATGTTAGAGTGAGTAAGGTAGCTGTAGTTAGTGCTCTTCAAGCTGCTGCGTATGTAGGGGACTTAGAGAAGGGGGTTGCAATTCATGAATATGTAGTACAGCAAGGGATGATGGATGAGGTCTCGGTTGCAACTTCTCTTGTGAGTATGTACTCTAAATGTGGTGAGTTGGAGATAGCGGAACAACTGTTCACAAATATTAAAGATAGAGATGTCGTTACTTGGTCTGCAATGATTGCTTCGTTTGAGCTAGCAGGTCATCACGATGATGCTCTCACTTTGTTCGGGGATATGCTGAAAACAGACGTAAAACCTAATGGTGTGGCTTTGACAAGTGTGCTTCCGGCTTGTGCAGGGATACCCGACTCTAGATTAGGCAAAAGCATACATTGCTATGCTATAAAGGCTGATATTGACTCGGAGTTAGCGACAGCCACAGCCATCATCTCAATGTATGCCAAAAGCGGTCTCTTTTCACCTGCGCTAAAAGCTTTTGAAAGACTGCCAACTAAAGATGCTGTAGCTTTCAACGCTCTAGCGCAAGGGTATACCCAGATTGGTGATGCCTGTAAAGCATTTGATTTGTACAATAAGATGATGTTACATGGAGTACGCCCAGACTCAGGAACTATGGTGGGTTTGCTTCAAACGTGTGCACTCTGTAGCGACTATGATCGGGGTTCTTGTGTCCACGGGCAAACTATAAAGCATGGGTTCGACTCAGAATGTCACGTGGCACATGCTCTGCTCGACATGTTCACCAAATGTCACGCCCTTGCTGCAGCAAAATCCTTGTTTGACAAGTGTGGATTCGAGAAAAGTACTGTATCTTGGAATATAATGATGAATGGGTACTTAATCGACGGCCAAGCTGAAGAAGCTATTGCCGCTTTTCGTCAGATGAAGAATGAGAATTTTCAGCCAAATATAGTCACATTTGTTAACATCTTACACGCCGCAGCACAGTTAGGAGCCTTGAGAGTTGGAATGTGTGTTCACGCCAGGCTCATCAGGTTAGGATACTCTTCCCACACGGCCGTAGGAAACAGTCTACTTGATATGTATGCGAAATGTGGAATGATTGAATCTTCGGAGAGATGCTTTGTTGAGATAAGAAACAAAGATATGGGTTCATGGAACACTATGTTATCCGCTTACGCAGTCAATGGTTTAGCTAGCTCTGCGGTCTCGCTCTTCTTGTTGATGCAAGAAAACGAACTTAGACTAGACTCTGTTCCTTTCCTCAGCGTTCTCTCAGCTTGTAGACACGCAGGGTTAGTTGAAGAAGGAAAACGAGTGTTCAAGGACATGGAAGAGAGACACGAGATCGAAGCAGAAGTTGAACATCACGCGTGTATGGTTGATCTTTTGGGGAAGGCTGGTTTGTTTGGTGAAGCAGTGGAAATGGTGAGGAGAATGAGAGTGAAAGCAAGTGTAGGAGTGTGGGGAGCTCTATTGAGTTGTTCAAGAATGCATTGTAACTTGTGGTTAAGTAATGCTGCATTGTGTCAGCTGGTGAAGCTTGAACCACTTAATCCTTCTCATTATGGTCAAGAACTGAGATTAGGAGATACTAATGATGGATCAAGAATCAAGAAGCTTCCTGCTTGTAGCTGGATCCAAGTTTAA
- the LOC103857869 gene encoding ABC transporter B family member 6 isoform X2 encodes MSFFDTYGNNGDIVSQVLSDVLLIQSALSEKVGNYIHNMATFISGLVIGFVNCWEIALITLATGPFIVAAGGVSNIFLHRLAENIQDAYAEAASIAEQAVSYIRTLYAFTNETLAKYSYATSLQATLRYGILISLVQGLGLGFTYGLAICSCALQLWVGRFFVIHGRANGGEIITALFAVILSGLGLNQAATNFYSFDQGRIAAYRLFEMISRSSSGTNQEGTILSAVEGNIEFRNVYFSYLSRPEIPILSGFYLTVPAKKAVALVGRNGSGKSSIIPLMERFYDPTLGEVLLDGENVKNLKLEWLRSQIGLVTQEPALLSLSIKENIAYGRDATLDQIEEAAKKARAHTFISSLEKGYETQVGKAGLTLTEEQKIKLSIARAVLLDPKILLLDEVTGGLDFEAERVVQEALDLLMLGRSTIIIARRLSLIRNADYIAVMEEGQLLEMGTHDELINLGNLYAELLKCEEATKLPRRMPVRNYNDPAVFQAERDSSAGRGFQEHSSPKMAKSPSLQRGHNVFRPQDMCFNSEESHNDHSPAPDKVGENGSSLDVAEKEPTIKRQDSFEMRLPELPKIDIQCPQRQKSNGSDPESPILPLLISDPQNERSHSQTFSRPLGHSDDTKTNVKVESPSFWKLAQLSFPEWLYAVLGSIGAAIFGSFNPLLAYVIALVVTAYYNSKGSHLRKEVDKWCLIIAGMGLVTVFANFLQHFYFGIMGEKMTERVRRMMFSAMLRNEVGWYDEEENSPDTLSMRLANDATFVRAAFSNRLSILIQDSFAVIVAILIGLLLGWRLALVALATLPILTLSAIAQKLWLAGFSKGIQEMHRKASLVLEDAVRNIYTVVAFCAGNKVMELYRLQLQRILRQSFLHGMAIGLAFGFSQFLLFACNALLLWFTAFSVKRGYMKLSTALTEYMVFSFATFALVEPFGLAPYILKRRRSLASVFEIIDRVPTIEPDDTSALSPPNVYGSIELKNIDFCYPTRPEVLVLSNFSLKVSGGQTLAVVGVSGSGKSTIISLIERYYDPVAGQVLLDGRDLKSYNLRWLRSHMGLIQQEPIIFSTTIRENIIYARHNASEAEMKEAARIANAHHFISSLAHGYDTHIGMRGVELTQGQKQRIAIARVVLKNAPILLIDEASSSIESESSRVVQEALDTLIMGNKTTILIAHRAAMMRHVDNIVVLNGGKIVEQGTHDTLSSKNGLYVRLMQPHYGKGLRQHRLI; translated from the exons ATGAGTTTCTTTGATACCTATGGGAATAACGGGGATATTGTAAGCCAAGTGCTGAGTGATGTCCTTCTCATTCAGTCGGCTCTAAGCGAGAAA GTTGGAAATTACATTCATAATATGGCTACATTTATCAGTGGGCTTGTTATCGGTTTTGTCAACTGCTGGGAAATTGCGCTCATTACGTTAGCCACTGGTCCTTTCATTGTTGCTGCCGGAGGCGTATCAAATATATTTCTCCACAGACTTGCGGAGAACATTCAAGATGCTTATGCTGAAGCAGCCAGCATTGCTGAACAG GCGGTCTCTTATATTAGGACGTTGTATGCTTTTACAAATGAAACTCTTGCAAAATACTCTTATGCAACCTCTCTCCAAGCAACTCTGAGATATGGTATATTGATTAGTCTTGTGCAAGGACTTGGACTTGGATTTACATATGGGCTTGCTATATGTTCATGTGCTCTGCAACTTTGGGTTGGTCGGTTCTTTGTTATTCATGGAAGGGCGAATGGTGGAGAAATCATTACAGCCCTTTTCGCTGTTATTTTGAGTGGGCT GGGTTTAAATCAAGCTGCTACAAACTTTTATTCATTTGATCAAGGAAGGATTGCGGCATATAGGCTTTTTGAGATGATAAGTCGTTCATCATCTGGGACTAATCAAGAAGGAACTATTTTGTCTGCTGTTGAAGGAAATATTGAGTTTCGGAATGTATATTTCAGCTATTTGTCACGGCCTGAAATTCCAATCTTGAGTGGATTTTACCTCACTGTGCCTGCTAAGAAAGCTGTTGCACTTGTTGGTAGAAACGGTTCTGGAAAAAGCAGCATTATTCCTCTTATGGAACGGTTTTATGATCCTACACTAG GAGAAGTTCTACTTGATGgggaaaatgttaaaaatctaaaattagaGTGGCTGAGAAGCCAAATAGGTCTGGTCACACAAGAGCCTGCTTTACTTAGCTTGAGCATAAAAGAGAATATTGCATATGGCCGAGATGCTACTCTGGATCAGATAGAGGAGGCGGCTAAAAAGGCTCGTGCACATACATTTATTAGCTCCCTTGAAAAAGGATATGAAACTCAG GTTGGAAAAGCTGGTTTAACGTTGACGGAGGAGCAGAAAATAAAACTATCGATTGCTAGAGCTGTACTCTTAGATCCAAAAATTCTTTTGCTTGATGAGGTCACTGGAGGACTAGACTTTGAAGCTGAAAGAGTTGTCCAAGAAGCTCTTGATCTTCTCATGTTAGGACGGTCTACCATAATAATAGCTCGAAGATTAAGTCTGATAAGAAATGCTGACTATATTGCTGTAATGGAAGAGGGTCAGCTACTTGAGATGGGTACACATGATGAATTAATCAACCTTGGTAATTTGTATGCCGAGCTTCTGAAGTGTGAAGAAGCAACAAAGCTACCCAGACG GATGCCAGTTAGGAACTACAACGACCCTGCTGTTTTCCAAGCTGAGAGGGATTCTTCAGCTGGTCGTGGCTTTCAAGAACATTCATCACCCAAAATGGCCAAGTCTCCATCTCTTCAGAGAGGTCACAATGTTTTTCGCCCCCAGGACATGTGCTTTAATAGTGAAGAGTCACACAATGATCATAGCCCTGCTCCAGATAAAGTGGGAGAAAATGGCTCGTCTTTGGATGTAGCTGAAAAGGAACCAACCATTAAAAGACAAGATAGCTTCGAGATGCGGTTGCCAGAACTACCAAAAATTGACATTCAGTGTCCACAACGTCAGAAATCAAATGGTTCAGATCCGGAGTCCCCTATATTACCCCTTTTGATATCGGATCCCCAAAATGAGCGCTCCCATTCACAGACGTTTAGCCGCCCTCTTGGCCATTCTGATGACACTAAAACAAATGTTAAGGTGGAGTCACCTTCCTTTTGGAAGTTGGCTCAGCTTAGTTTTCCAGAGTGGCTATATGCTGTATTAGGGAGTATTGGTGCTGCCATCTTTGGTTCTTTCAATCCTCTTTTAGCTTACGTCATTGCATTGGTAGTGACAGCATACTATAATAGCAAGGGAAGCCACCTGCGTAAGGAGGTTGACAAGTGGTGTTTGATCATTGCCGGCATGGGACTAGTGACAGTTTTTGCCAATTTCTTGCAGCATTTCTACTTTGGTATTATGGGGGAGAAAATGACGGAGAGAGTGCGGCGGATGATGTTCTCAG CGATGCTGCGTAATGAAGTTGGGTGgtatgatgaagaagagaacaGTCCAGATACGTTATCCATGCGCCTAGCAAATGACGCCACTTTTGTCCGAGCCGCCTTCAGCAATAGGCTTTCGATACTTATTCAGGATAGTTTTGCTGTTATCGTTGCCATTCTTATTGGGTTGCTTCTCGGTTGGCGCTTGGCCCTTGTTGCATTGGCAACTTTGCCAATACTAACTCTCTCCGCCATCGCTCAG AAACTTTGGCTAGCTGGATTCTCAAAGGGCATCCAGGAGATGCATAGAAAGGCGTCTTTAGTACTCGAGGATGCTGTCAGAAACATATACACTGTTGTTGCTTTTTGTGCCGGTAACAAGGTGATGGAACTCTACAGACTGCAACTTCAACGGATACTCAGACAGAGCTTTCTCCATGGGATGGCTATTGGCTTAGCGTTTGGcttctcccagtttctcctctTCGCCTGCAATGCTCTCCTACTCTGGTTCACCGCATTTTCAGTAAAGCGTGGATATATGAAATTGTCAACAGCTCTAACCGAGTACATGGTTTTCTCCTTTGCTACATTTGCCCTTGTCGAGCCATTCGGATTAGCACCTTACATTCTTAAGCGCCGTAGATCTCTCGCTTCAGTATTTGAAATTATAGATCGAGTGCCTACAATCGAACCTGATGATACCTCTGCTCTTAGCCCGCCTAACGTCTATGGAAGCATTGAACTCAAAAACATCGACTTCTGCTACCCAACTCGCCCGGAAGTGTTAGTACTAAGCAACTTCAGTCTCAAGGTTAGCGGGGGACAAACATTAGCTGTGGTTGGTGTTTCTGGTTCTGGAAAGAGCACAATAATATCGTTGATCGAGAGATACTACGATCCAGTCGCTGGTCAGGTCTTATTAGACGGGAGAGACTTGAAGTCATATAATTTGAGATGGCTTAGAAGCCACATGGGTCTGATTCAACAGGAGCCAATAATCTTTTCCACGACGATCAGAGAAAACATCATATACGCAAGGCATAACGCCAGTGAAGCTGAGATGAAGGAAGCAGCGAGAATTGCAAATGCTCACCATTTCATAAGCAGCTTAGCCCACGGTTACGACACACATATCGGGATGAGAGGTGTTGAGCTAACTCAAGGACAGAAACAGAGAATCGCCATAGCTCGTGTAGTACTGAAGAACGCTCCAATACTGTTGATTGATGAAGCGAGTTCGTCTATTGAATCAGAGTCAAGCCGTGTT